Proteins encoded by one window of Planktothrix tepida PCC 9214:
- a CDS encoding glycosyltransferase, whose protein sequence is MKVAYLINQYPKVSHSFIRREILAVEAQGLEISRFAIRSLESELIDPADQQESEKTRFILKVGIWGLLSHLLQVGLTHPQRLWQTGRLALKLGWGSERGVFLHGIYLAEACVLFHWLSQDKIDHLHVHFGTNSATVALLCQALGGPPYSMTIHGPEEFDKVSAIALPEKIKRAQFVVAISSFGKSQCQRWCDYQDWSKIQIVHCGVDPMFLDHPFVRLPSERRFVCVGRLSEQKGHLLLVEAVNQLVKAGFEFKLIFVGDGPLRPEIEQLINRFGLENYIEITGWATNTQVQQQILSSQVFVLPSFAEGLPVVLMEALALSRPVISTYIAGIPELVEPGKNGWLVPAGSLEDLTLALKTALTTPIEELTTMGKFGALKVAEHHNIDIEAQKLIRLFQGDSILNPDLKP, encoded by the coding sequence ATGAAAGTTGCTTATCTGATTAATCAATATCCTAAAGTCAGTCACAGTTTTATTCGTCGGGAAATCTTAGCCGTTGAAGCTCAAGGACTGGAGATCAGTCGGTTCGCAATTCGTTCTTTAGAATCCGAATTAATTGATCCGGCCGATCAACAGGAATCTGAAAAAACTCGGTTTATTCTGAAAGTGGGGATTTGGGGTTTACTGAGTCATTTATTACAAGTTGGACTCACTCATCCTCAACGTTTATGGCAGACAGGAAGATTAGCATTAAAATTGGGTTGGGGTTCAGAACGAGGTGTTTTCCTACACGGTATTTATCTGGCTGAAGCTTGTGTTTTATTCCATTGGTTATCTCAAGACAAAATTGACCATCTTCATGTTCATTTTGGAACTAATTCCGCTACCGTTGCGTTATTATGTCAAGCTTTAGGAGGCCCCCCTTATAGTATGACGATACATGGGCCGGAAGAATTTGATAAGGTGAGCGCGATCGCATTACCGGAAAAAATCAAACGCGCTCAATTTGTAGTAGCCATTAGTTCCTTTGGAAAAAGTCAATGTCAACGCTGGTGTGATTATCAAGATTGGTCAAAAATTCAAATTGTCCATTGTGGTGTTGATCCGATGTTTTTGGATCATCCTTTTGTTCGGTTACCTTCAGAACGTCGCTTCGTTTGTGTCGGTCGTTTAAGTGAGCAAAAAGGTCATTTATTGTTGGTAGAAGCCGTTAACCAACTGGTCAAGGCTGGATTTGAGTTTAAATTAATTTTTGTGGGAGATGGCCCCCTGCGTCCAGAGATTGAACAATTAATTAATCGTTTTGGGTTAGAAAATTATATTGAAATTACAGGTTGGGCAACCAATACTCAAGTCCAACAACAGATTTTATCCTCCCAGGTGTTTGTATTACCCAGTTTTGCGGAAGGCTTACCCGTTGTTCTGATGGAAGCCTTGGCTTTATCTCGTCCGGTGATTAGTACCTATATTGCTGGAATTCCTGAATTGGTTGAACCGGGGAAAAATGGTTGGTTAGTTCCTGCTGGGTCTTTAGAGGATTTAACCCTAGCTCTCAAAACCGCCTTAACAACTCCTATAGAAGAATTAACAACAATGGGCAAATTCGGAGCCCTGAAAGTGGCTGAACATCACAATATCGACATTGAAGCCCAAAAACTCATTCGCTTATTTCAAGGAGACTCAATCCTCAATCCTGATCTGAAACCGTAA
- the cas7c gene encoding type I-C CRISPR-associated protein Cas7/Csd2, with protein sequence MLHFDPSKKHDAILLVDCLDGNPNGDPDAGNQPRIDPETRHGLISDACMKRKVRNYVRLTKKGEVNYKIFVEEGSVLNEKIEKAYSELKIEVKKKESTSDQQEKARNWMIENFYDIRMFGAVLSTGLNAGQVWGPLQISWGRSYDPVLPISATITRCAATEAKEKKDNKTMGRKELIPYGLFKIEIHYNPGLGGKVSSDDLQLFWESLLNCWEFDRSSSRSSMNCRGLFVFTHDSKWGNFPSHKLFDLLSVEKQSDIPRSINDYEIKIDGQIPDGVNLWDINQ encoded by the coding sequence ATGTTACACTTTGATCCTTCTAAAAAACACGATGCAATTCTGTTAGTTGATTGTCTGGACGGTAATCCTAACGGCGACCCAGATGCAGGAAATCAACCCCGAATTGACCCAGAAACCAGACATGGTTTAATCAGTGATGCTTGTATGAAACGGAAGGTTCGCAACTATGTTAGACTGACGAAAAAGGGAGAGGTCAATTATAAAATTTTTGTTGAAGAAGGCAGCGTCTTAAATGAGAAAATTGAGAAAGCTTATTCAGAGTTAAAAATTGAAGTCAAGAAAAAGGAATCAACGTCTGACCAACAAGAAAAAGCTCGAAACTGGATGATTGAAAACTTCTATGATATTCGGATGTTTGGGGCGGTGCTTTCTACGGGTTTAAATGCGGGTCAAGTTTGGGGGCCATTACAAATTTCTTGGGGGCGCTCTTATGATCCAGTTTTGCCTATTTCTGCTACTATTACCCGGTGTGCGGCGACGGAAGCTAAGGAGAAAAAAGACAATAAAACGATGGGACGGAAAGAGTTAATTCCTTATGGATTGTTTAAGATTGAAATTCATTATAACCCGGGTTTGGGCGGTAAGGTTTCTAGTGATGATCTCCAATTGTTCTGGGAATCATTATTAAATTGTTGGGAATTTGATCGCAGTTCTTCCCGTTCTTCAATGAATTGTCGTGGCTTATTTGTGTTTACCCATGATAGCAAATGGGGAAATTTTCCTTCTCATAAATTGTTTGATTTGTTGTCAGTAGAAAAACAATCTGATATCCCTCGAAGTATTAATGATTACGAGATTAAAATTGATGGGCAAATTCCTGATGGTGTGAATCTCTGGGATATTAATCAATAA
- a CDS encoding type I-C CRISPR-associated protein Cas8c/Csd1, which yields MLAELYEFSKQLQLPPVGYSTNTAHYSIDLETSLISLLQTKTIKIGKKEDKVFFKPGEKLILPNLNRNGVAPLLIADTGEYLFGIGSSKDTHKKVSSYLELLQECWQVTSDPILEKVLKFIQESTPESIISQLETLGNKPPKDKKPGESERFVFYYQNPETEQAELVTNRPRIQQFWSQHFLSKQTKKAGNCIITGQETQVLTHILPGKLKGIPGGQSTGSAISSFDKSAYQSWAWDNCQNAPIGIDTALGFLGGVEMLQSNPRHHQKFGNQMFVFWGNQNQEGINPEFWQDVQACRLKGLIQGINTGKSLNTRHYSSKFYLGILKGNMGRVAINKIDSISPDAIADNVEQFCQLQQWFEQWIKPIWVFRKAAFFDPNKEHTEVIDTALIQFALLGKELPQIYAKKVIDRICAEQDTFASFDRAKALFFYTQYPNMNDPNDQIAYQLGRITFLMHMAQIKARKQEKEDTNVTRSLKTLSTTPSQVFGRLYQGCYAHHLLEEETKYIKLLLDEEFRTISPDNLPDNFTLRQQSLFFVGFAKKRAEFFTKKSNKNNEEE from the coding sequence ATGTTAGCTGAACTTTATGAGTTTTCAAAACAGCTTCAACTTCCTCCTGTGGGTTATTCAACGAATACTGCTCATTATAGTATTGACCTGGAAACAAGCTTAATTTCCCTCCTGCAAACAAAAACAATTAAAATCGGGAAGAAAGAAGATAAGGTTTTCTTTAAGCCGGGTGAAAAACTGATTCTTCCTAATCTCAATCGTAATGGTGTAGCTCCTCTATTAATTGCTGATACGGGAGAATATTTATTTGGCATTGGGTCAAGTAAAGATACCCATAAAAAAGTATCCAGCTATTTAGAACTCCTGCAAGAATGCTGGCAGGTGACATCAGACCCGATTCTGGAAAAGGTTCTAAAATTTATTCAGGAATCTACCCCAGAATCTATTATTTCTCAGCTTGAAACCCTGGGAAATAAGCCACCCAAGGACAAAAAGCCGGGTGAGTCGGAACGGTTTGTTTTCTATTATCAAAACCCGGAAACAGAACAAGCTGAACTTGTCACCAATCGTCCCAGAATTCAACAGTTTTGGAGTCAACATTTCCTATCTAAACAGACAAAAAAAGCGGGTAATTGCATTATTACAGGTCAAGAAACGCAAGTTTTAACCCATATCCTACCCGGCAAACTTAAAGGCATTCCAGGGGGTCAATCAACGGGTTCTGCTATTTCCAGTTTTGATAAGTCAGCGTATCAAAGTTGGGCATGGGATAACTGTCAGAATGCACCCATTGGAATTGATACCGCATTAGGGTTTTTAGGAGGTGTGGAAATGTTGCAAAGTAATCCCAGACATCATCAGAAGTTTGGGAATCAGATGTTTGTTTTTTGGGGAAATCAGAACCAAGAAGGCATCAATCCTGAGTTTTGGCAAGATGTTCAAGCCTGCCGTTTAAAGGGTTTAATTCAAGGCATTAACACGGGGAAAAGTTTAAATACCCGTCATTATTCCAGCAAGTTTTATCTGGGTATTCTTAAAGGGAACATGGGGCGGGTTGCCATCAACAAAATTGACTCCATTTCCCCGGATGCAATTGCAGATAATGTTGAACAGTTTTGTCAACTTCAACAGTGGTTTGAACAATGGATCAAACCGATCTGGGTTTTCCGTAAGGCTGCGTTCTTTGATCCCAATAAAGAACATACGGAAGTGATTGATACTGCCTTGATTCAATTTGCATTATTAGGGAAAGAACTTCCTCAAATTTATGCCAAGAAAGTCATTGATAGAATCTGTGCGGAACAGGACACTTTTGCATCTTTTGACCGGGCAAAAGCTTTATTTTTCTATACCCAATATCCCAATATGAACGACCCAAATGATCAAATTGCCTATCAGTTAGGACGGATAACTTTCCTAATGCACATGGCACAAATAAAAGCACGAAAACAGGAGAAAGAAGATACTAATGTTACCCGTTCTCTGAAAACACTTTCTACAACTCCCTCTCAAGTTTTCGGACGACTTTATCAAGGGTGTTATGCTCATCACCTTTTGGAAGAAGAAACTAAGTACATTAAACTTCTATTAGATGAGGAGTTCCGAACTATTTCTCCTGACAATTTACCCGACAATTTTACCCTCCGTCAGCAATCCTTATTTTTTGTAGGATTTGCTAAGAAACGGGCTGAGTTTTTTACCAAAAAATCCAATAAAAATAACGAGGAAGAATAA
- a CDS encoding type I-E CRISPR-associated protein Cas5/CasD, with the protein MLTPSAAEGILKAIFWKPEITYSIQTITVLNPIRYQSLFRNMGQSKIAVSTVKTWATQNPSGRYLINEDRSQRNHVVLKNVAYIIDFSLHLTTKATEPIDKYYAICSRRIERGQCFKQPCLGVREFTANFSFPDGNEQIHPELLGTFNFGRILKKMHFIQDPKGNVEWKDNESQKIIKGRVLAEFFEAIMRDGVVRC; encoded by the coding sequence ATCCTAACGCCATCGGCAGCAGAGGGAATCCTAAAGGCGATTTTCTGGAAACCGGAAATAACCTACAGTATCCAAACGATCACGGTATTGAATCCGATTCGGTATCAATCCCTATTCCGTAATATGGGACAAAGCAAAATTGCTGTTTCCACGGTCAAAACCTGGGCCACTCAAAACCCCTCTGGACGGTATTTGATTAATGAAGATAGATCCCAGCGAAATCATGTTGTTCTAAAAAATGTGGCTTACATCATAGATTTCAGCTTACACCTAACAACAAAAGCGACAGAACCCATAGATAAATATTATGCTATCTGTTCTAGAAGAATTGAACGAGGACAATGCTTTAAACAACCTTGTTTAGGTGTGCGGGAATTCACCGCTAATTTCAGTTTTCCTGATGGGAATGAGCAAATTCATCCTGAACTCTTGGGGACGTTTAACTTCGGACGAATCCTGAAGAAAATGCACTTTATCCAAGATCCAAAAGGGAATGTGGAATGGAAAGATAACGAATCTCAGAAGATTATTAAAGGTCGTGTTTTAGCTGAATTCTTTGAAGCCATTATGCGTGATGGGGTCGTGAGATGTTAG
- a CDS encoding MGDG synthase family glycosyltransferase produces MTHILILYSSLGAGHNSAAKALNQAFSHFTDVTVTVEDALDYASSIYRNTVTSIYKQLSEKAPQIYRAYYEGTDLEDLERSLELNIVTAKLERVFFRKLRHFIEKVNPDAIVCVQQIPSRLLQLLEEEERISKPHYVVITDVIAHSSWINKEVDGYYLPNDLTADFMIKRGVDPEILHVTGIPIKLEILEPKSQVEMRERHDLPTNKPVVTIFGGGLHYKRVRLMVSQLMDNLKTGTLIVAAGRNEQLLDSLAELDSTPDIELRKLGLIDYVDDLAVASDLVITKAGGLIVSEVLARGTPMIIVDPFPGQEEWNADLIVAAGAGVQLRLPEMVAPCVKFLLNHSERLSQMQTAALELGEPRAALNIAEHILSQTKH; encoded by the coding sequence ATGACTCATATTTTGATATTGTACTCGTCTTTAGGGGCTGGACATAATAGTGCTGCTAAAGCCTTAAATCAAGCGTTTTCCCATTTTACTGATGTCACTGTTACCGTAGAAGATGCGTTAGATTATGCGAGTTCTATTTATCGTAATACCGTTACCAGTATTTATAAACAATTAAGCGAAAAAGCCCCTCAAATTTATCGCGCTTATTATGAAGGAACGGATTTAGAAGATTTAGAACGGTCGTTAGAATTAAATATTGTTACGGCTAAATTAGAACGAGTTTTTTTTAGAAAGCTGCGACATTTTATTGAAAAAGTGAATCCTGATGCGATTGTTTGCGTTCAACAAATTCCTAGCCGCTTGTTACAATTATTAGAAGAGGAAGAACGGATTTCAAAACCTCATTATGTCGTTATTACTGATGTAATTGCTCACAGTAGTTGGATTAATAAAGAAGTCGATGGTTATTATTTACCCAACGATTTAACGGCTGATTTCATGATTAAACGGGGAGTAGACCCTGAAATTCTTCATGTTACTGGAATACCGATTAAACTGGAGATATTAGAACCTAAATCTCAAGTGGAAATGCGGGAACGTCATGATCTGCCAACTAACAAACCTGTTGTTACAATATTTGGAGGAGGGTTACATTATAAACGGGTGCGTTTGATGGTTTCTCAACTCATGGATAACCTGAAAACGGGTACATTAATTGTAGCAGCCGGACGCAATGAACAACTGTTAGATTCCTTAGCCGAATTAGACTCTACCCCAGATATAGAATTACGAAAATTAGGATTAATTGATTATGTTGATGATTTAGCGGTGGCGAGTGATTTAGTGATTACCAAAGCAGGGGGATTAATTGTTAGTGAAGTGTTAGCACGAGGAACACCGATGATTATTGTTGATCCCTTTCCCGGTCAAGAAGAATGGAATGCGGATTTAATCGTCGCCGCAGGTGCAGGAGTTCAGTTAAGATTACCTGAAATGGTAGCGCCTTGTGTAAAGTTTTTGTTAAACCATTCTGAACGTTTATCCCAAATGCAAACGGCTGCGTTAGAATTAGGAGAACCCCGTGCGGCTCTCAATATTGCTGAACATATCTTATCACAAACTAAGCATTAA
- a CDS encoding CRISPR-associated helicase/endonuclease Cas3 translates to MFARKIKGTEIKQPLIEHLEGVAAKSRERLPEFLKELGYYGGLLHDLGKAKKSWQKYLLEGGSTVFHSSEGARTVYELTAEDDTHPLVYIIRSHHGKLKNTAVDRDFFENSKHWDKCLKRLFPDLTNLPNLTVKGCEKELAIRMLFSVLVDSDRLDAMEFELKYQNSQKEEFKTKSSLLQFAILPPSQNQSKIVQERENFRSLVIQYATSSKNIYRLIGVTGIGKTLTSLQFAVEHCNHHNMDGILYVAPFKSILDQSAKVYRDVLGDEAVLEHHSDFIPKYGEEIAYRLSSQRWDSPVIVTTAIQFFESLFSNDASKCRKLAGIMNRVILIDEYQTIPTEFLPSIANVLNELVINYGCSVVLMSATAPNLNGFQLPHIDMIPQEKLVNQFKNLSRCSYQFISKNISWQEISTILQKKLVIVNTTKTAQEAFEIFNHQQPYQWVPLSSRMCVAHRKQVINLIKSSDINCVSTQIVEAGIDIDYPIVLSEECPLDSLIQRGGRCNREGLLENGEVLILNCDNFPDQIYQSLAKFSSKLIKKYGLNSDNYLNLLKNYFAQKNKQTGQDEIQELRRDLQFESVAEKFSFINKKQLSAVCRWGDGADLIDCLKTQEKLSLSDWKKLQQYTATIPRQGKDLIKVFPNGLSVWDGQYSDDFGVFY, encoded by the coding sequence ATGTTTGCAAGGAAAATAAAAGGGACAGAAATCAAACAGCCTTTAATTGAACACCTAGAGGGAGTTGCAGCGAAGTCACGAGAACGCCTCCCAGAATTTCTCAAGGAACTTGGATACTATGGGGGACTGCTCCATGATTTAGGTAAAGCCAAGAAATCTTGGCAAAAATACTTATTAGAGGGAGGAAGTACAGTTTTTCATTCCTCTGAAGGAGCAAGAACAGTATATGAACTCACAGCAGAAGATGATACTCACCCATTGGTCTACATCATTCGGTCGCATCATGGGAAGCTAAAAAACACTGCTGTAGATAGAGATTTTTTTGAAAATTCAAAACACTGGGATAAATGCTTAAAGCGGTTATTTCCTGACCTAACTAATCTACCTAATCTAACGGTTAAAGGTTGTGAAAAAGAGTTAGCTATTAGAATGTTGTTTTCCGTTTTAGTGGATAGCGACAGATTAGATGCGATGGAATTTGAGCTAAAATACCAAAACTCCCAAAAGGAAGAATTTAAAACAAAATCCAGTTTGTTGCAATTCGCAATTTTGCCTCCTTCTCAAAACCAGTCAAAAATTGTTCAGGAGAGGGAAAATTTTCGCTCTCTGGTCATTCAGTATGCAACATCTAGTAAAAATATTTATCGGTTAATTGGAGTAACTGGAATTGGGAAAACACTAACTTCTTTACAGTTTGCTGTTGAGCATTGTAACCATCATAATATGGATGGAATTTTGTACGTTGCACCCTTCAAATCTATCCTTGACCAATCAGCCAAAGTGTATCGGGATGTCTTGGGAGATGAAGCAGTATTAGAGCATCATTCTGACTTTATCCCAAAATATGGAGAAGAAATAGCCTATCGTTTATCTTCTCAACGTTGGGATAGTCCGGTTATAGTAACTACTGCGATTCAATTCTTTGAATCCCTATTTTCTAATGATGCTTCCAAATGCAGAAAATTAGCCGGAATCATGAACCGGGTCATCCTGATTGATGAATATCAAACAATACCCACTGAATTCTTACCTTCTATTGCTAATGTCTTAAATGAATTAGTTATAAATTATGGATGCTCAGTTGTATTAATGTCTGCTACAGCACCTAATTTAAATGGCTTTCAACTCCCCCATATTGATATGATTCCCCAGGAAAAATTAGTTAATCAGTTTAAAAATCTGTCTCGTTGTAGCTATCAATTTATCAGTAAAAATATATCTTGGCAGGAAATTAGCACCATTCTCCAGAAAAAATTAGTCATCGTTAATACTACAAAAACTGCTCAGGAAGCCTTTGAAATATTCAATCATCAACAACCGTATCAATGGGTTCCTTTGTCCTCTCGGATGTGTGTAGCGCACCGCAAACAGGTTATTAATCTGATCAAGTCTTCTGATATTAATTGTGTTTCTACACAGATTGTAGAGGCAGGAATTGATATTGATTACCCAATCGTATTGAGTGAAGAATGTCCTCTCGATTCCCTGATTCAAAGAGGGGGAAGATGCAATCGCGAAGGGTTATTAGAGAACGGAGAAGTGTTGATCTTGAATTGTGATAATTTCCCTGATCAGATTTATCAATCTCTTGCTAAATTTTCCTCTAAATTGATTAAAAAATATGGATTAAACTCTGATAATTATTTAAATCTACTGAAAAATTATTTTGCCCAAAAGAATAAGCAAACAGGTCAAGATGAGATTCAAGAATTAAGGCGAGATTTACAGTTTGAATCTGTAGCAGAAAAGTTTAGTTTTATTAACAAAAAGCAACTTTCAGCCGTCTGTAGATGGGGAGATGGAGCCGATCTAATTGATTGTTTAAAAACCCAGGAAAAACTATCTTTGTCTGATTGGAAAAAATTGCAGCAATACACTGCAACAATTCCCCGTCAGGGGAAAGACTTAATCAAAGTATTTCCTAATGGTTTATCAGTTTGGGATGGCCAATATTCTGATGATTTTGGTGTTTTTTATTGA
- a CDS encoding family 1 glycosylhydrolase yields the protein MVSPRQKVYDYLAIDYYDPFIAHTFRLPSFSDFEFKTKGIRNWLMTGITSKWWDWRALPEGLSFFCKYYAQEYNLPILIAENGMALRRKPDNSIATRRSDQLHRSQFLEAHLRQIQQLLKENIPILGYMHWSLTDNYEWGSYTPRFGLFSIDFNRGTEREIEDHLGDRPAETYAKLIQEIQNSV from the coding sequence ATGGTTTCTCCTCGCCAAAAAGTCTATGATTATCTCGCTATAGATTATTATGATCCCTTTATTGCTCATACGTTCCGTTTACCGTCTTTTTCTGATTTTGAATTTAAAACTAAAGGAATTAGAAATTGGTTAATGACCGGAATTACGAGTAAATGGTGGGACTGGCGAGCGCTCCCTGAAGGATTATCGTTTTTCTGTAAATATTATGCTCAGGAATATAACCTCCCGATTTTAATTGCTGAAAATGGCATGGCGTTACGTCGAAAACCGGATAATAGTATTGCAACTCGTCGTTCTGACCAACTGCACCGCAGTCAATTTTTAGAAGCCCATCTGCGCCAAATTCAACAGTTATTAAAGGAAAATATTCCGATTTTGGGATATATGCACTGGTCGTTAACAGATAATTATGAATGGGGGTCTTATACGCCCAGGTTTGGGTTATTTAGTATTGATTTTAATCGCGGAACAGAACGGGAAATTGAGGATCATTTAGGCGATCGCCCTGCGGAAACCTATGCTAAATTAATTCAAGAAATTCAAAATAGTGTCTGA
- the cas5 gene encoding CRISPR-associated protein Cas5, which produces MKLKVWGDLALFTRPETKADPYSYRAIRLT; this is translated from the coding sequence ATGAAATTAAAGGTATGGGGTGACTTGGCATTGTTTACTCGCCCCGAAACAAAAGCAGATCCGTATTCCTATCGTGCGATTCGTTTAACCTAA
- a CDS encoding glycosyltransferase family 2 protein, whose amino-acid sequence MSLATQLIIGLTIIAVALGIPVSVFFLECLAALMQKHSSLQDGESFIPKVSILIPAHNEASGIEGTLKAILPQVDSPRRIVVIADNCTDETAAIARQMGTTVLERQDLEHRGKGYALDYGLKFLAQGPPDVVVMIDADCHAEPGTITKIAQLAMVKQRPVQSTYLMETPQNPTPKDSISAFAFLVKNWVRPKGLARLRFPCLLTGTGMAFPWSVIRQVSLASSNLVEDMQLGIDLALSGASPLFCEDAKTLGILPAQETAAKTQRTRWEHGHLNTLLTQVPPLISASFRQQRLDLLAIALDLCVPPLALLVLLWTATLIASIGVAIFNISVFPFYCLAFEGILLLIAILLTWFKFGRSILSLKTLLSIPFYILWKLPMYFGFLKKPQQEWVRTQRDTIPSSEP is encoded by the coding sequence ATGAGCCTAGCAACTCAACTGATTATTGGATTAACGATAATTGCTGTAGCCCTTGGCATCCCGGTTTCAGTCTTTTTTCTCGAATGCCTTGCTGCATTGATGCAGAAGCATTCATCTCTTCAAGATGGGGAAAGTTTTATTCCTAAAGTTTCTATTCTGATTCCGGCACACAATGAAGCATCGGGAATTGAAGGGACGTTAAAGGCTATTTTGCCTCAAGTTGATTCTCCCAGAAGAATTGTCGTAATCGCAGATAACTGCACTGACGAAACCGCAGCAATAGCGCGTCAAATGGGAACAACGGTTTTAGAACGTCAGGATTTAGAACACCGTGGCAAAGGCTATGCTTTAGACTATGGTTTAAAGTTTTTAGCTCAAGGCCCACCTGATGTCGTGGTCATGATTGATGCTGATTGTCATGCAGAACCTGGGACAATCACTAAAATTGCTCAACTGGCGATGGTCAAACAGCGACCTGTACAATCAACTTATTTAATGGAAACGCCCCAAAATCCAACTCCCAAAGATTCTATTTCCGCCTTTGCTTTTTTAGTGAAAAATTGGGTTCGTCCTAAAGGATTAGCTCGATTAAGATTTCCCTGTCTGCTCACAGGAACGGGAATGGCATTTCCTTGGTCTGTAATTCGTCAAGTGTCCCTAGCGAGTTCTAATCTTGTGGAAGATATGCAGCTTGGGATTGATTTAGCGTTATCAGGAGCGTCCCCTCTGTTTTGTGAAGACGCTAAAACCCTGGGAATTTTACCCGCTCAAGAAACCGCAGCAAAAACCCAAAGAACCCGTTGGGAACATGGACACTTAAACACCTTACTGACTCAAGTTCCTCCCTTGATTTCTGCTTCTTTTCGTCAACAACGCCTGGATTTATTAGCAATTGCCTTAGACCTTTGTGTTCCTCCCTTAGCTTTATTAGTTCTGTTATGGACTGCGACTTTAATTGCCAGTATCGGGGTGGCAATCTTCAATATTTCTGTCTTCCCCTTCTACTGTTTAGCTTTTGAAGGAATACTATTATTAATTGCAATTCTTCTAACTTGGTTTAAGTTTGGTCGTTCGATTCTATCGTTAAAAACGCTGCTGAGTATTCCTTTTTATATTCTTTGGAAATTACCGATGTATTTCGGGTTTTTGAAAAAACCCCAACAGGAATGGGTCAGAACTCAGCGAGATACAATTCCCTCTTCAGAACCTTAA